DNA from Palaemon carinicauda isolate YSFRI2023 chromosome 26, ASM3689809v2, whole genome shotgun sequence:
ACAGCTCGAAGCTATCTAGAATAGGGAagatagaataagaaaagaaaaggagGAATTGCCGAAAAAGAGAATGAAATAGCTGGAAGAGAGAAGGAAAGTATGTATAACATCGAAATGGCTCTGAATGAGATGAAATCGACGAGATAAGGAAtttgtagaggaagagaagaaaccTGTATTAGTTGAAAGATTAGACCGTAAATTTGGTATTTATAGTTAGTTCAGAGAAAAATATACCAGTAGAGTCGCTACCtaaaattactaattttttttttttttttatttggtaaggATGTAGAGACTCTACCtaaaattactaattttttttatttttttttttatttggtaaggATGTAGAATATTCATACCTAGCCTATATTAAAAGGTTTAAAAACGTGTCTTATAATAGGATCAGGTTTATTACCCTGTGTTATTAGGTACCATATTGCTTGGTTGAGCCTTGAAAGCATACTGCATTCTTTCCTGAAATAACTAATAAATATGAAGCTTACGTTGTTAAAGAATTGCTATATTAATCCTAAAGCATAGACACTTTTGGAGAAAATGTTGTTAGAAAGTGGGGAGTTACATAGTTTGTCGAATTCGTCTACTTTGAAAGATGGCTAAAGTATGTAACATATTTGAAACTTTTGAAAGAGTTTGTGTTTTTATAGTGCTGTATTAGGTACCAGCGAATAGTTCATAAGAGTAGTAAGAATTTCTTTTGGAAAAAGTTATATACTCATGAAATGGCAATAGTTATATGGTTGCTCATGTTATTACTAAATGTAAGAAAATCAAGTCTAAGGATTCCTAATGAGAATGTAAAATATCCAAATACCAAAAGCCTAGACGCCACTCCTAATATAGAGTATCATTTGAACGGATAGTTgggtttacgggctgcccagcggcaagagcccgtgtcttacataaggtaaggcaatctacacacacacatagttgGGACATGTTAAACCCAGTTGCCCAAATCCTCccaaaaaaatttcgaaaaataaTGGTACGGAACAATCTAAAGTTCCTTAAATTAGTGTAGTTTTGCTAGGGAGGTGAAACATTTGAATTGTTTAATTGATTTTAGTGATAGTCTTTTGACTGTTGGAATTGCAATTGATACAAACTGTATTACAGTAGTAGTTGAGAAGGCTTGCTTCTAAAACATTGAAACTTTGGAAAGACCAATAAGGTTTATTATTTTCTTGGCATTCCTATCTAccgtattttttttctacttttttttttcctttggcatTCCTGTGTCTCTACCGCGTTTTATGTTATTTCTTGGCATTCTTATCTATCTACCGTGTGTAAAGTGTATCATTAAATCTAAATTCTTTTCTGGAAAAGCTGATGCGGTAGTACCACCAGTAAAGTGTGTAGATGTGCTTATTGGTTTAATTCTAGGTTTAAAGGAAAACGTTAGTGAAGACCTTGATATGATAAATGGTGTTTCTGGAATGACCCTCGGTTGTCGTTAGATGATGCAATTAGGGCTCAACAGTTAAGATTAACTAAACCTGTTTTACCCTTAGTCAAGAACAAGGCATGTTTATAAATGGTGAAGTATTTTCTAATGCTCAACGCTCATGCTAGTCTTTaaagaatataaaaaggaaaagaattaatGTTGAGACAAAGGAGGAAATGGCTAGCAGGAATAATTGTATATAAATGGTTTGATATACTGTATCGTGAATGTGCTTAAAGTGTAAACATTGAAATTAAGATGGAAAACCGTTGCAAGTTCCTTAAAATATCGTGTGGCCACAATGAAACTTAGCCATGTATCTTTATTGCCCGGTCATTTTTCCTTAAGAATAACTATAGATAGAATCTTGCATCATTCTTTTAGGTCAAATGTAGGGGCATATAGATATCTCGCTCATGTCACTCTGCCAGAAAACTGGCTTAAAAGGTATCGATGTCAAAGATGCCGACATTTTTCCCCTATGGCCATCGATATTGCGCTGGTCCTATTACTGCTGTCTACAGTCGTGGTCAcagatattgtttattattataattattattttttgatagccacaaccctagttggaaaagcaggatgctataagcccgaaggctccaacaggaaaatagcccagggagaaaacgaaataagaaaaccacaagagaagtaaataatgtaaataaattattttaagaaccataacatcattaaaatcaatctttcatatataaactctaaaaaataaCTCTTAAAAACTAAGAGGAGGCGAAATAAGATTTGGCAACTATTTACCTTGAGGCCATACCATTAGGCAATATAGATACTATTAGCTTTGCTGAAAGTCTAGTTTTAAGTTTTCTGTGGAGTAGGCGTTCCATGAGAAATTCTTGTTCGTGGTAGTAAATTTAAATCTGATTTAATGTCGGAAGTCCATAGGCTAATTTCTATTGAAGTTTTGTACAATAGTCACTTTAACATGCTTCCTGCAatgaaattttagaaattaaatggtATTTTCAAGAGTGTGTTAGGGAAGGTTTGTATTGAAACCCCATCGGAAAAGGatagatatgaaaatatttcttagatgatatccAGTTTGCTGTTCATGGAATTACTAATGATAGTTGGAACTTTAGCCCATTTGAACTTCGGTATGGACGCTCTGTAAGAGTTCCCTTGACAATTTTGCATGAATGGATTACAAGTGACATGGTTGAGGATGACGAATCAACTTAAAAATTAATCATAGACTTTTGAGTTAGATTACAGGAAATGACTAGAAGCTGTATCTAACGTAGCAGTTCTATCAGCTAAAGGGGTACTTTAACAGTAGGGCTAAACCCAGGAAATTGAACTATGGAGATGATCTTTTTGTGCTTCCTGCGAATTCGAATAAAATTATGATGCAATGAAAAGATCTTTATATAATTGATGACGTAGACTACTTTGTAAAAGTAGGGAAACTTGCTAAGCTATATTATGCTAATATTCTTTTATGTTATAGGAGAAATGAAGTTAATATCTTTCAGGAAATTGTTTGAAGAGAATCTCCGTATGGATAGTTCTGTAGAGTTGTGAGTAATGTAACGACCGTTCTAGCCTGGGGAATATTAAATTCTGTGAGAAGAATTCTACCACTATATATAATCCCAAATATCAAAGAGTTGCAGATATCGGAGTTATATAGTTTGTTACAGACCTTTAAGGAAGTGTTACTGAAACCCTTCAACATACTGTATCAAGTTCAGGCAAACTTTTCAATGTAAGACTTAGTCAGTTCCTATCTACTTAGAAACTTTCAACATAAAGTCGATGAAATGATAGCTATCAATGTAATTAAACCACCTAAATCATCGGTAGTGCTTGTTAGGAAGTTGAGGACTCCGAGAATTTATGCATAGATTTCGGAGAACTAAACTCCTTATCTCTATTTGATGCTGAACCGATGCCAAGTACAACCTTATCATTGCATGAATTTGCTGGGAAGTTATTTTCTACTGAACTTCAGTTATGTATTGGTTGCTGGCGAGTCCAAATGACCTCAGATTTCAAAGAAATGTACTGTTTTGCTATTAGTTTAGTTTCGTGAAGTTAGAGAATGTCTTTTGGTTAAAAAGTACATCGGTAACTTTCTTGCAAAGCAGGATTATCTTATACTAGTTATTTTGATGTCGGGTACTCCCACCCTCCCCCAAAAAATTTGGAAAgtaccttggtaaatagatagttaTTTTAATTACatagttaatcattcttgtaatttCGATAATCGCCTAATACACATCAAAACTGTAGGTATCAAGATTGGGGGAACATGTGAGAACTGTAGGTGTCAAGATTGGGGTAATATTTATGAACTGTAGGTGTCAAGTTGGGGGGAATATGTATGAACTGTAGGTGTCAAGATTTGGGGAATATGTATGAACTGTAGGTGTCAAGATTGGGGGAACATGTATGAACTGTAGGTGTCAAGATTGGGGGAATATGTCTGAACTGTAGGTATCAAAATTGGGGGAATATGTATGAACTGTAGGTGTCAAGATTAGGGGAATATGTATGAACTGTAGGTGTCAAGATTGGGGAAATATGTATGAACTGTAGGTGTCAAGATTGGGGGAATATGTATGAACTGTAGGTGTCAAGGTTGGGGGAATATGTATGAACTGTAGGTGTCAAGATTGGGGGAATATGTATGAACTGTAGGTGTCATGTATGAACTGTAGGTGTCAAGATTGGGGGGAATGTATCAACTGCAGGTGTCAAGATTGGGGGAAATATGTATCAACTGCAGGTGTCAAGATTGGGGGGAATATGTATCAACTGCAGGTGTCAAGATTGGGGGAATATGTATGAACTGTAGGTGTCAAGATTGGGGAATATGTATGAACTGTAGGTGTCATGTATGAACTGTAGGTGTCAGGATTGGGGGGAATGTATCAACTGCAGGTGTCAAGATTGGGGGGAATGTATCAACTGCAGGTGTCAAGATTGGGGGGAATGTATCAACTGCAGGTGTCAAGATTGGGGGGAATGTATCAACTGCAGGTGTCAAGATTGGGGGGAATGTATCAACTGCAGGTGTCAAGATTGGGGGGAATGTATCAACTGCAGGTGTCAAGATTGGGGGGAATGTATCAACTGCAGGTGTCAAGATTGGGGGGAATGTATCAACTGCAGGTGTCAAGATTGGGGGGAATGTATCAACTGCAGGTGTCAAGATTGGGGGGAATATGTATCAACTGCAGGTGTCAAGATTGGGGGGAATATGTATCAACTGCAGGTGTCAAGATTGGGGGGAATATGTATCAACTGCAGGGTGTCAAGATTGGGGAGAATATGTATCAACTGCAGGTATCAAGATTGGGGGGAATATGTATCAACTGCAGGTATCAAGATTGGGGGGAATATTTATCAACTGCAGGTGTCAAGATTGGGGGTATATGTATGAACTGTAGGTGTCAAGATTGGGGGTATATGTATGAACTGTAGGTGTCAAGATTGGGGGAATATGTATGAACTGTAGGCGTCAAGACTGGGGGAATGTGTATGAACTGTAGGTGACAAATTTTGGGGAATATGTATCAACTGCAGGTGTCACGATTGAGGGAATATGTATTACTGTAGGTGTCAAGAGTGGGGGAATATATATGAACTGTAGGTGTCAAGTTGGGGGGGGAGGGGCTATTTGTATGAACTGCAGGTGTCAAGGTTGGGGGAATATGTATTAACTGTATGTGTCAAGGTTGGGGGAATATGTATCAACTGTAGGTGTCACGATTGGGGGAATATGTATCAACTGTAGGTGTCACGATTGGGGGAATATGTATCAACTGTAGGTGTCAAGATGGGGCAATATGTATCAACTGTAGGTGTCAAGATTGGGGGAATATGTATCAACTGTAGGTGTCAAGAGGGGGGAATATGTAATACTGTAGGTGTCAAGAGTgggggaatatatatcaactgtaGGTGTCAAGATTGGGGGAATATGTATTAACTGTAGGTCCAAGTTAATGTATTGTATTCTTTGGATAACAGGATTAAAGACATAAGACATGCCTTTTCAATCGACCAAAAATTATTAAGAGATCCTCCATGGAAACTGGAATTTTACAATAAATTCatccataattttatttattttctgctcCTATGATAGATCTAATCAAAAGAGAATATTTTACAATGGTCTAATGAACATTTAAGTGCTTCAAGGAGCTTAAACGAGATCTTTCTGATCACCCCATCTTTATGTTGCCCATCTTTATAAAACTCTCTTTTCAAGGACTACTGCTTCAAATGATGGCATGGGTGCCGTGAAGTTACAGGGAACTGATGGAATCTTATTACTAGCCTGTTGTGGTAGCAAGAAGTCATGAAACTGAAACGTTCCtcttctaaagaaaatgaatgttTTGCCCTACTTTAGGCAATACAAATATCCAAGGAGTAAATGTTCGGTACTGAGTTTGGTGCTTCATATAGACCATTTACACCACTCGCTCATTTAAAAAAATCTGAAGATCTAAGCATGACAGGTTACAGAGATGAGCAGTGAGTATTCAACACTTTTCTTTCCATGTACAGTAAAAAACGTTAGAGAATATTTGGGCTGATATGttgatatttttagtttatatttaattTGCTTATTCTTGACATGGGGTATTGTTTTGAACAAATTGTCAATAGAATGAGTTGCAAAGCTGTAAATTTAATTCAAACGTTTTGTGTAGTTCGTTTTCTATAGTTCGTTTTCTATAGCATTCTAGGCAGTGTGAAAATTGTGAAAGCTTACTGATAACTACCAAATCAGCCATCCACTGACCCGACTTCTAAgtataattttgtttattgtatttaatctggctttatatttatacatataaatctgTATTCTTTACTGTGTTGTGACGCGTGTTAATATATTTACAGAATGCCTCTCTTACCTAGGCATACTTAGAGCAGACTAAACTTCAATTACTTGATATTAAAGATTCAGACAGGGACCAGAGAGGATACCTAAAGTATGCGTTCATGACTATTTTTCCTGGATCGAATGTGTTTCATTTTAGGGATTTTAAACTATTATAAAATAAACTGTTTGAAAAAGTTTGATGTTTTTTCCTGGatcgaatatttttcattttagatattttaaaCAATAGTAAAGTAATCATGTAAACATTTTGAAAGTTTGTCAATTTTTCTTAGAtcgaatatatttcattttaggtATTTTAAACTATTGTAATGTAAACTATGTTTGAAACAGTTTTGGATTTCAGTAATATTTTTACCGAGTCCGAAATTTTGATTGCATAACGACGAAGCAGTTTAATTAGTTTAAAACTTTTGGTAATTGCCTGTCATGTAACttgattgtcaaaaaaaaaaaaaaaaaaaaaaaaaaaaaaaaaaaaaaaaaaaaaaaaaaaaaattgctcagaaCCATTATCGATACTAAAAAGCAAAAGGCAGACGAACTCTTAAAGCGGTCatataattaatatcaatgatatattCATCGTTAATAGAGAATGCAAAGTGGAAAGGCTGGTATTATGAAATTCCAATGATATAGAGTTATTGACCGCCAAATTTAAAGGTGCTGTATCGTTCTGTATCGTAACTTCCATTTTTGATGCGTCATTTTCGTTTGACGTTACAAGGGCACTCGCTGCATGACTTAACGTTAAGGAAAAGTGATCACActaggtgtatgagagagagagagagagagagagagagagagagagagagagagagagagagagagagagagagagagagaggtaaccttTCTTGTCAGTCACCACAGCCTTAATCCGTATTAGGAATATCTTGCATGAACTGGAAAATCGTTGTGTTGTATATATCTTCAAAATACTTGACAGATGAATTCTATTGTAATGTCATATCTTTTATCTTTCTGAAACTTTTATTTCTCATTGTTTTATGATTTGCAAACAACTACAATGTTAAGTTGATGGCATTATTGGTTATCCCACCTAAATATGATTTTCACTTACCGTATCTTCAAAAATATTCATCTCTCATTGTGCATATTATATCTATCAATTAAAGCTGTGTTTTATCCGTAGGTCATGGCTCCAGAATTTTCAAGTCGAGTTCGGATCAACCAGGTTATTTTCAATGGAAATCCAATGGAATTTCCAACCCGGACTAAAAATGAGATTTTTATTCAACGCGAAGACTCTTCACACAGACTCAGAGTATAAAAAGGTGAGAAGGTTAAAATAGTAAGGGAAGGTCAAATGGGTTAAAGATTAGCTCTAAAGAACATTATTTTTGCAGTTGAAATGATTCTGGAAAAACAAAGCCTCAGACGAGAAAGTCCTTATTTAATTGATCAATTGCCTTGTTCCTGGTATCCGCTTTATAAGATTTCTTAGTTCTCAAACAGTAGTTCATGATCTTAGTTATTTTAAGGCCGAAAAAAAGGCATTTCTTACTTTCATGAAACTTATTTTGCAAGTAATAAAGTCGGTGCAAATTTAATTATTTAACAAGTAAAATGTTTCCAAAATTGCATTTTAATTTGAAGACTCAAATTTCACTTATTTTTATCTCGTAGGTTACGGAACTATATAGTTTTAAGTATCTTTCTGTCAGAATATTTAGCATATCATAAACCCCTAAAccttatcatttttaattttgttataaaaGTTTTCATTAAAATTTGACATCATATGCTGAAATAactatttaaatgaaatttcattGTCTATATTTCGTTAATAGGATCTAGTTCTGcttgtattatatatgtaaattatatatatatacagtatgtcaatgTATTGCCGTACATAAATTCCATGTAATTAATTCAGGGTTTAAATTGCTCAATGGGAATATCAATCTTTAGGCCATTTTCGCGTCGTTAGCAAGAATTAATGTAATATAATGTACGGATGCTATGATATAGTTAAAGAAATTTTCTCCATTAAGCCATTTGAGATATTTCAAAACCACAATGAATTGACGGCTAGGAAAATCCTAAGAATAAGAAATAACGTAAGGTTAACGATTTTATTTGCATATTGAAGGAACTCTTGTATAAACCGAAGCTAACAGAATGTTTCTGAAACACCGCCATTGTTAAATTGATGGAAAGCGCTCTGTCACCAATATAATCAGTGAAGGCATTAGGCCGATTCGTTCAACCTTTTGGTGTCTCATCATATCTCGGTGCAGGATTAGTTTATATAATCGTATATTTTAACAATTCAGTTTTTTCATATTTGATTGAAGAATCTAACATATGTCCCTTCAATTAAGTAAATTAACTATCTTATTTTCCTTGAATTTTAGGTACTTTTAGTAAATAAGGTAAAAATATTGAGAATGCAAAGCAGGAGATTTTATAAAGTCCGTATTTTATTTTACTGGAAttgcatttataaaataaaattatacaaaaaaattatttgttacaCATTATACAAAAATGAAGCGTTCGAACGAGATAATAtaatgccatttaaaaaaaaaaatatggtgaaaaTAGTTTTTGTAATTGTTTTTACACAAGAGAAGCTATTTACATAGTAAAAAGTACACTTGATACAGTAATATTTTTCGTAATGCTTTTATAATCAGGATAAAAGCTATCTTTTATGAAACATTATTAATCAGGATAAAAGCTATCTTTTATGAAACATTATGACTTGGTTACATTTTAGTTTCCTGACTACAGCAGTTTGAAAATGTTAATGTCAAAATTAATGTAAATCATTTAATTATTAACAAGTGAAACAAAGATAAATagcaattttataaagaaaatatacccAAAATCATTATGgctgtataatatataaatttcacaATTTCCGAAATGAGAGAACGCATTTCGTGCCCGTCCGTAACCCTTTTCTAGTCATTCTTCTATATCAATTTCTcttaattttacaatattttacaagcaGAACACCATTGAGAGGCAcaaatttatatagtttaaattAATATTTACAACAACGTTAAATGTTTTAGTGTGTAATTTATAATTGTCTGTCATCCTAGATAAAGCAGCTAAAATAATATAAGGAACTGTCTTAAGTTGTTTTCTAAGAATTCTTTTGAAATATGCCGTTAAAACTGTATTGTTTCAATATCAAAACTTTTAGACTTTAAAAAACTGTTTTTGGCAACAGTTTTCTAGTTTATCCCAgagtaaaaagtaaataccatTTGTTTACCGAAATAAGTTAATTCTTATACTACTAACATAGCAGTTTACATAAAATTCCTATGTAGTATTTAACAAATACTATATAATCAACTTTGCTTTATTACATTTCCAGAAGTGTATGTGATTAGTTTTTAAATTCATGTAATTaaagtataattttaaaattggtgGAAAATATTCACTGTTAGCTTAATCGTTCACAAATATTGATAGTTTTCTTTAGTTTGTACGCAATTCTTTTTACAGTATTACTGCGTTGAAGAGTAATAGTATTTTGAATAATAGACAATTTACTTTTCTTTCAACAGGTGGTCGGCAATGATAGTCTTTACTCCTGCACACAATCATTCAAGCTTTGTTAATCCTCCCATTTCCTAAAATGCGCAGGTAACCTGTCAGCACCCAACAATAATGACGCAATGACATAAGTCAACTGAATTATCATCTCTTGGCATACTTAGAGAGCCAATGACATTTCTTCATCCATCCTCTCGACACAAGTCCAAACGTTTAGAATCCAACGGGTCTGAAGCTTGACATATAACCAGCACTTCTAGCATCGCCACCTAAGATCCCCAACTCTCCTCCGAAGGGATTAAACTCCTCTAGGAGCACCTCATAATCGTAGGACTCGAGGTCATCTTCAACGGGCTCTATAGCAGTAGCTTCTCCGCCAGAAACAATGATGGCTGTTGCGGTCTGTGGAAAGCTAAACGCTTCGGCAACGATCTCAGGTTCCCTGTTAATCACCCGACTAACTTCAGCAACGGTGGCCTGTTCATCTTCCTCTGCTGCAGCCGCCGACGGATTTGTGGGCTTCGGGGTGGTTGTGAACTGGTGTCTGAAAACTGCAGCATCAACGTAGTGTGGTCGCTGAGGCTTGGGTGCTTCCGTGGTGGTGGTCGTTGACGTCGTGGTTGGAAAACTAACCTTAACCCCTTCCTGCTTTCCTTGCGATTTGTCAGTGAGGTGCTGCTTGATAGGAATTTCAAGGGCCAGCTTGTCTTTGGTAGAGAGACTGGCCTTGGAAGGAACAGCCGCTGCGTTGGCAGTTGCCAACAGAGCGAATCCTACGCACACCAACACCTGCAATAAAATACAAATATTACTAGCTGCTGATGTGTAAAATAAAGTCTTATGATATATTCTGTTATACTGCCCTAATGATAAAAAAAGCTGTTATACTCTATCTACATCGTGCTCTGTTATGTAAGCAACGAAAATGCTGGTATGGTATAACGCAAAATGTTGAGTGCACAAACAGGATTACATGACTGACATATTTTTTGCTCACTAAATACCcccattcaatataaaaaaaaatgccattttctACTTGTTTAGAGAATCTATAGAAATGACAGAAATAGAAATTACAACACAAACCTGCCCAGAACGTTTTTTGGGTGTCTGGTGCAGAACCTTAGCAAATATAAAATTGAGATTATTCATAATGAGGGTTTCTTGCCTTTAGGCTGAACAAACTGGAAGAATGTACTTggcgaaaaatatatatattagccaagcttcaaaataaatagcaaaaaagtTAACGCGAAATATCAAGTTCCAAATTTGAAAAACCTAATAAGATCCAGAACAGAATGCTTTAAGAATGAACAAACCTAGATAGAGAAAGTTACATAAAACAGAATGTTTTAAGAATGAACAAACCTAGATAGGGAAAGTTAAATAAAACAGAATGCTTTAAGAATGAACAACATAATGCTTTAAGAATGAACAAAGCTAGATAAAGCAAGTTACATAAAACAGAATGCTTTAAGAATGAACAAACTTACATAGAGACCATGACATAAAACGGAACGCTTTTAGAATGAACAAACCTAGATAGAGAAAGTTTTAAGAATGAACAAACCTACATAGAGAACGTGACATAAAACAGAACGCTTTTAGAATGAACAATCCTAGATAGATTAAGTTACATAAGACAGAATGCTATAAAAATGAACAAAGCTAGATAGAGAAAGTTACATAAAACAGAACGCTTTTAGAATGAACAAACCTAGATAGGGAAAGTTAAATAAAACAGAATGCTTTAAGAATGAACAACAGAATGCTTTAAGAATGAACAAAGCTAGATAAAGAAAGTTACATAAAACAGAATGCTTTAAGAATGAACAAACTTACATAGAGAAACGTTACATAAAACAGAACGCTTTTAGAATGAACAAACCTAAATAGGGAAAGGTTAAATAAAACAGAATGCTTTAAGAATGAACAAAGCTAGATAAAGAAAGTTACATAAAACAGAATGCTTTAAGAATGAACAAACTTACATAGAGACCGTGACATAAAACGGAACGCTTTTAGAATGAACAATCCTAGATAGAGAAAGTTACATAAAACAGAATGCTTTAAAAATGAACAAAGCTAGATAGAGACGTTACATAAAACAGAACGCTTTTAGAATGAACAAACGTAGATAGAGAACGTTACATAAACCAAAATGGTTTTTGAATGAACAAACCTAGATTAGAGTTACAAGAAAACGGGAtgcctttgaataaaaaaaagcctAGATAGAGAGCGTTACAAAAACGGAATGCTTTAGAATGAACAAGCCGAGAGaaataaccgagagagagagaaaaaaaataaacaaccttcatagagagagagaaaaaacaaccttcagggagagagagaataaacaaccttcagggagagagagaataaacaaacttcagagagagagagagaaaaaaaattatacaaccttcatagagagagagagagagaataaacaaccttgagagagagaataaacaaccttgagagagagaggagagagcgagagaataaacaaccttgagagagagagcgagagaataaacaaccttgagagagagagaatagacaaccttgagagagagagaatagacaaccttgagagagagagagagagagagagagagaagagagaggagagagagagagagagaaataaacaaccttcagagagagagagagagagggagagagagagagagggagagagagagagggagagagagagagagagagagaataaacaaccttgagagagaggagaataaacaaccttgagagagagagggagataaacaaccttgagagagagagggagaataaacaaccgagagagagagagagagagagagagaggagaggagagagagagagaggagagagagagagagagacaactttCATAGAGACAGGGACAGAGAGAAAGACAGAATAaacagcttagagagagagagagagagaagagagagagagagagaaataaacaaccttcagagagagagagagagagaaataacaaccttcagagagagagagagagagagagagagagagagagatgagagagagagagagagagagagagaataaacaaccttgagagagagatggagaataaacaccttgagagagagagggagaataaacaaccttgagagagagagggagaataaacaaccgagagagagagagagagaagagagagagagagataactttcatagagacagagagagagagaggacaacttTCATAGAGACagggacagagagaaagagagaataaacaac
Protein-coding regions in this window:
- the LOC137620225 gene encoding uncharacterized protein encodes the protein MKFPEVLVCVGFALLATANAAAVPSKASLSTKDKLALEIPIKQHLTDKSQGKQEGVKVSFPTTTSTTTTTEAPKPQRPHYVDAAVFRHQFTTTPKPTNPSAAAAEEDEQATVAEVSRVINREPEIVAEAFSFPQTATAIIVSGGEATAIEPVEDDLESYDYEVLLEEFNPFGGELGILGGDARSAGYMSSFRPVGF